In a single window of the Orbaceae bacterium lpD04 genome:
- the thiI gene encoding tRNA uracil 4-sulfurtransferase ThiI — MKFIIKLFPEITIKSDSVRLRFIKILTSNIRNILKHHSDVAVIRHWDFIEVRPRIQNSEEQILDLLSRIPGIHHILVVDELPFINVHDIYEKTRDYFSPIIENKTFCVRVKRRGKHDFSSIEVERYVGGGLNQYVQSAKVKLTKPDITVNLEIDQDKLLLVKGRYEGIGGFPIGTQEDVLSLISGGFDSGVSSYMLMRRGSRVHYCFFNLGGATHEIGVKQMAHYLWNRFSRSHKVRFIAIDFSDVVGEILEKVDDGQMGVVLKRMMVRAASYIAEKYGVQALVTGEALGQVSSQTLTNLRLIDNASDTLILRPLITHDKEHIIKLARQIGTEDIAKTMPEFCGVISKNPTVKAIKEKIESEESNFDFSILDKAITEAKNIDIREIAKQTNTTIQEVETVSAFTSNDIIIDIRSPDEQEDNPLSIKDIEVISLPFYKLTSQFSGLNQNNQYLLYCERGVMSKLQALYLIEQGFNNIKIYSPHSIKAND, encoded by the coding sequence ATGAAATTTATTATTAAGCTCTTCCCTGAGATCACAATTAAGAGTGACTCGGTTCGTTTACGTTTTATTAAAATTTTGACCAGTAATATTCGTAATATTTTAAAACATCATAGTGATGTCGCTGTTATTAGGCATTGGGATTTTATTGAAGTTAGACCGAGAATCCAAAATAGTGAAGAACAGATTTTAGATTTACTCTCACGTATTCCAGGTATTCACCATATTTTAGTGGTAGATGAACTGCCTTTTATTAATGTACATGATATCTACGAAAAAACCCGCGACTATTTCTCGCCAATCATTGAAAATAAAACATTTTGTGTCAGAGTAAAACGCCGAGGAAAACATGATTTTTCATCTATAGAAGTAGAACGTTACGTCGGCGGTGGTTTAAACCAATATGTACAAAGTGCAAAAGTAAAACTAACTAAACCTGATATCACCGTTAATCTAGAAATTGACCAAGATAAATTATTATTAGTGAAAGGCCGCTATGAAGGTATTGGTGGTTTTCCAATTGGTACACAAGAAGATGTTTTATCACTTATTTCGGGTGGATTTGACTCAGGCGTATCAAGCTATATGTTGATGCGTCGCGGTTCACGAGTACACTACTGCTTTTTTAATTTAGGTGGAGCGACTCACGAGATTGGCGTAAAACAAATGGCTCACTATCTATGGAACCGTTTTAGTCGTTCACATAAAGTCCGATTTATTGCGATTGATTTTTCAGATGTTGTCGGTGAAATTTTAGAGAAAGTTGATGATGGCCAGATGGGCGTTGTACTGAAACGAATGATGGTTCGCGCTGCATCATATATCGCTGAAAAATATGGTGTGCAAGCATTGGTAACAGGTGAAGCGTTAGGTCAAGTTTCAAGCCAAACTTTAACTAATTTGCGCTTGATTGATAATGCGTCCGATACTCTGATTTTGCGTCCATTAATTACTCATGATAAAGAACACATCATCAAGCTAGCTAGACAAATCGGCACTGAAGATATTGCTAAAACTATGCCTGAATTTTGTGGCGTTATATCAAAAAATCCAACAGTAAAGGCTATAAAAGAAAAAATCGAAAGTGAGGAATCAAATTTTGATTTTAGCATACTTGATAAAGCAATTACTGAAGCAAAAAATATTGATATAAGAGAAATAGCTAAACAAACTAATACGACAATTCAAGAAGTAGAAACTGTTTCAGCATTTACAAGTAATGATATTATTATTGATATTCGCTCACCAGATGAACAAGAAGACAATCCTTTAAGTATCAAAGATATAGAGGTGATCTCATTACCATTTTATAAATTAACTAGTCAATTTTCTGGTCTAAATCAAAATAATCAATATTTACTATATTGTGAGCGAGGAGTCATGAGTAAGTTACAAGCCTTATACTTGATAGAACAAGGATTTAATAATATTAAGATATATAGCCCTCATTCAATAAAAGCAAATGATTAA
- a CDS encoding integrase domain-containing protein: protein MAIKITPLTDTQIKSFKPTNKDKKHFDGGGLFLLVKVNAVKVWRLKYNNPLTKKENLLTFGNYPEISLQQARKLRDEARELINQGIDPKEYKKELEQQKQIQLNNSFYAIAQRWFAFKTEQGLEELTLKKAWRSLENHVFPYIKDIPINQVTAIKAINALQPLNHNNKYETVKRVCRRINEIMYYAVNMGIIDSNPLARITDVFNSPKVKNQPTIAPTELPEFMKALSLASIELQTRCVIEWQLLTLTRPNEAVGAKWSEIDLDNRLWSIPAERMKMDRAHNIPLSQQAVNILTIMSYTKEKGDFVFPTARPPYDKPMSSQTANMAIKRMGYKDRLVAHGLRSLASTALNEQGFNYDVIESALSHVDKNAVRRAYNRAEYEQQKRIMLDWWGDFVEQASNGNVSLSGTRQFKVVNS, encoded by the coding sequence ATGGCTATTAAAATAACCCCGCTTACAGATACACAAATAAAATCATTTAAGCCAACCAATAAAGATAAAAAGCATTTTGACGGTGGTGGGTTATTTTTATTAGTTAAAGTGAATGCGGTTAAAGTATGGCGATTAAAATATAATAACCCTCTTACCAAGAAAGAGAATTTACTAACTTTTGGTAATTACCCTGAAATCTCATTACAGCAGGCTAGAAAACTACGTGATGAGGCGAGGGAGTTAATTAATCAAGGTATAGATCCTAAAGAGTATAAAAAAGAGTTAGAGCAACAAAAACAAATACAGTTAAATAATTCATTTTATGCTATCGCACAACGTTGGTTCGCGTTTAAAACAGAGCAAGGGTTGGAAGAACTGACATTAAAAAAAGCATGGAGATCGCTAGAAAATCATGTTTTCCCCTATATAAAAGATATTCCCATTAATCAAGTAACCGCAATCAAGGCAATTAACGCATTACAGCCATTAAATCACAATAATAAATATGAGACGGTTAAACGAGTATGTAGGCGAATTAATGAAATAATGTATTATGCCGTTAATATGGGGATTATCGATAGCAATCCACTGGCCAGAATAACAGACGTTTTCAATAGTCCAAAAGTGAAGAATCAGCCAACAATAGCACCAACTGAATTACCCGAATTCATGAAAGCTTTATCCTTGGCTAGTATTGAATTACAAACAAGATGTGTTATAGAGTGGCAATTATTAACTTTAACCCGACCCAATGAGGCTGTAGGCGCGAAATGGAGCGAAATAGACTTAGATAATAGACTTTGGTCAATCCCTGCTGAACGTATGAAAATGGACAGGGCGCACAATATCCCGTTATCGCAACAAGCTGTTAACATATTAACAATAATGAGCTACACAAAAGAAAAAGGTGATTTTGTTTTTCCAACAGCTAGACCCCCATACGATAAACCTATGAGTAGTCAAACCGCTAACATGGCTATAAAAAGAATGGGCTATAAAGATAGATTAGTCGCTCATGGACTTAGATCTCTAGCCAGTACAGCACTAAATGAACAAGGCTTTAATTATGACGTAATAGAGAGCGCATTATCTCATGTTGATAAAAACGCAGTAAGACGAGCCTATAATCGCGCTGAATATGAACAACAAAAACGGATTATGCTTGATTGGTGGGGCGACTTTGTAGAGCAAGCCAGTAATGGCAATGTATCACTATCAGGGACAAGACAATTCAAGGTTGTTAATAGTTAA
- a CDS encoding terminase small subunit yields the protein MTGRKSNLDTRLKKANEYVNHGYKENGGLIPSISGLSLYIGCSRSSLYNYAHESEEFSDLLETVKAIQENELINKGLSGEFNATITKLMLANHGYSDKQQVEQNNHVRVDFNKPLSALFEDD from the coding sequence ATGACAGGACGAAAAAGTAACCTTGATACGAGGTTAAAAAAAGCAAATGAATACGTTAATCATGGCTACAAGGAAAACGGAGGATTAATACCGTCTATTAGTGGACTATCGCTATATATTGGTTGTTCGCGTTCGAGCTTATACAATTACGCCCATGAATCGGAAGAATTTAGCGACTTACTGGAAACAGTGAAAGCTATCCAAGAAAACGAGCTAATCAATAAAGGCTTATCAGGTGAATTTAACGCGACAATCACCAAGTTAATGCTTGCGAATCATGGTTACAGTGACAAGCAACAAGTCGAGCAAAATAACCATGTAAGGGTCGATTTTAATAAACCGTTATCCGCGCTATTTGAAGATGATTAA
- a CDS encoding DNA/RNA non-specific endonuclease, giving the protein MKYYLLMTTRQWQELQKPIDDNSLFPHSSIVPRSIVDYTQLKPVRYRYSNEMDDVIKYCVKNQDQCKNLYPTLEKLGLYYGTNTYNKDDIKFSQALKDALTSQRAILIDMPVDHCSGMMAPENNFLKLPSNKIARRLTPEEVKTCELARYGNEDNWIEITVKDLPNQPFTLFNNGSREIVNQGTLDGNGYAYVDLPVNAQYVDIVFDKKQEYRPWYYDVPLQIWGGIVDAGQSVTDLLWDISPFSQAIKVDFNEGQFSSAKFEKAPEGESPPNPIQFGKVPEAETVAGALAHGVSQFLVGFLPTSRALKIIKPLKKMGTLTRGMIAGGVADFAVFAPHEERLSNLIQEFPYLRNDITEYLQAKPDDSAAEGRLKNALEGLLLGALVEPFSHSLRALKYARIKRMVTDVKTKVHYKLEVVTIETQSGGKGNWNKALNNPEPNKIYKVDGNKIFHTDDIGRLKQVEAELKLETLDRNTYRQLKAGKQGIEGDEGGHLIAAIFNGSGEKINMLPMNSNLNRGAWKQMENTWAKALQDGKTVNVKIEPLYEGTNLRPDSFKVKYVIDGKTKYLDFENAAGGK; this is encoded by the coding sequence ATGAAATATTATCTATTAATGACCACAAGGCAGTGGCAAGAATTACAAAAACCGATTGATGATAATTCGCTTTTCCCTCACAGCTCTATAGTCCCTCGAAGTATTGTTGATTATACTCAATTGAAACCTGTCCGTTATCGCTACAGCAATGAAATGGACGACGTGATTAAATACTGTGTTAAGAATCAAGACCAGTGTAAAAACCTTTATCCCACTCTCGAAAAGCTCGGCTTATATTACGGCACAAATACCTATAACAAAGATGATATTAAATTTAGTCAGGCACTCAAAGACGCACTAACATCGCAGCGAGCTATCCTTATTGATATGCCAGTTGACCACTGTTCGGGAATGATGGCACCAGAAAATAACTTTCTAAAGCTGCCTAGTAATAAAATCGCGCGTAGATTAACCCCAGAAGAAGTAAAAACCTGTGAACTTGCAAGGTATGGCAATGAAGATAATTGGATTGAAATCACCGTTAAAGATTTGCCTAATCAACCGTTTACCCTATTTAATAACGGTAGTCGGGAAATTGTTAATCAAGGCACTTTAGACGGCAACGGCTATGCGTATGTTGATTTACCAGTTAACGCGCAATATGTGGATATTGTGTTTGATAAAAAACAAGAGTATCGCCCATGGTACTATGATGTGCCGTTACAAATATGGGGTGGTATCGTTGATGCTGGGCAGTCGGTAACGGATTTACTTTGGGATATTTCACCATTTAGTCAGGCGATTAAAGTCGATTTTAATGAGGGACAATTTAGCTCTGCCAAATTTGAAAAAGCACCTGAAGGCGAAAGCCCACCCAACCCTATCCAATTTGGGAAAGTGCCCGAAGCCGAAACGGTGGCTGGTGCGCTTGCTCATGGTGTTAGCCAGTTTTTAGTGGGTTTTCTTCCCACCTCAAGAGCACTTAAAATTATCAAGCCGCTAAAAAAAATGGGGACGCTAACTAGAGGTATGATTGCGGGTGGTGTTGCTGATTTTGCTGTCTTTGCGCCACATGAAGAAAGGTTATCAAATTTAATTCAAGAATTTCCTTACTTGAGAAATGATATCACTGAATATTTGCAGGCTAAACCTGATGATAGCGCAGCAGAGGGACGATTAAAAAACGCATTAGAGGGTTTACTCCTAGGCGCATTAGTCGAACCTTTCTCCCATTCATTACGTGCATTAAAATATGCTAGAATTAAGCGAATGGTAACCGATGTTAAAACTAAAGTTCATTATAAACTTGAAGTTGTTACTATTGAGACCCAATCAGGCGGTAAAGGAAATTGGAATAAAGCTCTAAACAATCCAGAACCAAATAAAATATATAAAGTTGATGGCAATAAAATATTTCACACTGATGATATTGGACGGCTAAAACAAGTTGAGGCCGAACTTAAACTTGAGACATTAGACAGGAATACTTACCGGCAATTAAAAGCAGGTAAACAAGGGATTGAGGGCGACGAAGGCGGTCATTTAATTGCTGCAATATTTAATGGCTCAGGTGAAAAAATTAATATGCTCCCGATGAATTCGAATCTTAACCGCGGTGCATGGAAGCAGATGGAAAATACATGGGCTAAAGCATTACAAGATGGAAAAACGGTTAACGTTAAGATTGAGCCGTTATATGAGGGTACAAATCTAAGGCCTGATAGTTTTAAAGTTAAATATGTTATTGACGGTAAAACAAAATATCTTGATTTTGAAAATGCCGCAGGAGGAAAATAA